The sequence TTCGATTTGTGACGGCGGAGTTTgagggaaaaaaagaaaaaagaaaaagacgtCGCTGCTGGGAATCGAACCTGCGACTCCAATAAACTCTTAAAcacttcatttttattttttataaaatttttatgttttttatttttgcacctgatttttttaattaaataaatacacaaacttagtattcttctaatttttctcaTAAAATTCTCATCGAAATCACATTTTGCAACTTCAGCCAGAAAGTCCAATTTTATTATGCACTTacattttttagtttaaaacgacgacgtttagAAGAAATCAATATTGTGTTGTTTTCATGATCAACCGATTTAGCTACATTAAAAGCTCCGACAGACACGTTGGTATTAATttagagaaaaataaatttaatggtGAAAAAATATGAGGAGCTTCAAGTTCGTGTAtttggattttaaaaaaattcaaatgcaaaaccaaaaaaTGTTGAGCTTCcgtcaaattttaattttacatacATATTTCAAATGTAGCATGGTAAATATTGAATTATTGATGTAATATGATTTTGCGATCAATCAATGTTTCAGCAGAACTTATTGTAAACATGAGTAATCgaataattaacatgaaatAATCGTTCTCGCGTGATAATTAATAGATAGAAAATTAGAAATGACATTGTTTTGTATCTTACGAAACAATGCCAATGCATAATCAAAATTGAATGAAAGTTAaggtataatttataaaaaagtaAACGATTTTCTTTAATAGAATTTACAAAAATGAGGTGGTATGTATATAAAGACAAAAGTGGGAAGATAGCATTTCTTTGGCAAGGAGTGATCCTTGCTTTATCTACTCGCAAACATCACTAAACCACGTTACTaacccaacacacacacacacacacaaaggcATGGCTGCTGCTGCATCACCAGCTACTGTGGCAAGTAGCGCTTATTACGCACCTGCTCAAAAACGTGTTTCCATCGAGGATTATCGCGTTCGCATTTTACCTTGCAGCCATgcaaggcggcggcggcggtcgtTGGTCGTCAGAAGCTCCGGCGAGGAGAGCGCGACGACGGCGGTTGATGAGGCGAATCCACAACCGCCGGCGGAAGTCCCGAAAGGACCTCCGTCGCTGATCTCAACTCTTAATGTGGAGAAAGCTTTGCGAGGCATtggtatgttttttttttgtcctaatttttgCATTTTATAGTTCACTTTTGCCAAAGGAAGATTGTTAATGAAGTTTTGTTTTAGAGTTGCAGCGATTACGGATGCCGATCACTACGGGCGGCTCGGGCTTCGGAGCAAATGTTCATATAATGAGGTAAAAAAAAGTGTATGTGAAATCATTATTAATCTTCTTTGAAAAAGAATGTTCATATGATGAGGTAAAAGAGTTTATTAGAGATCATGCTATATAGGTTAGAGAAATGTTGCATCGGGACTATAGAGGTAACGCATATAAACGTGCGAgatataaatattactccattcgCCCATCAAAAATATAGTGTGATTTGaaatgcataaattttaataaacaattgaaaattttgaataaagtGGAGAAAACAATCCATTGTTAGGCAATTAATAAATCATTTATGAGAGatgatccttttttttttttgcaaatattaagtgtgaatgaaattgaaaatataagagTGTATATACCAATATAGAAATACCACATTTATTGTGGACggatcaaaatgacaaaaagatcACACTTTTTATAGACATATAGAGTACCCTGTTTTCTTCATGTGGTTGTTAAAATGTGACAAATTCAAACCTATAGAGACGTTAATGAAATTCAAACTTGAGATATTTGACCTCAGAATATCAATTTATCACTGGTCGTCTCAAAAGAgtgtatataaaatattatctttGCACGTGAGTTATGCCTACAATGTCAGGTAAACGTCGCTTACAAAAGCAAGATGGCGGAGTTGACGAGTAAAGAGTTGGATGAAGAAGAACTTAGCAAGGAGCTAGAGCTCTTGAAGGTTGACATGTAATAAAATTTCAAcaatattcattttcaattatgttAAAGTTAAATCAATGTGGATTTGCATTGGTCAGGAATCGCATTCGGTTCTGTCATCGGCGGAAGAGAGAAGGCTGTATGATTGGAGTTTGGCGAGAAGTGGGAAGCCAGATACATACATGTGGCCATTTGAAGTTGATATCACTCAAGCTCCAATAGGAGACCCACCTCCTCAGGTAATCTTTCaagaattcatatattttaggaTTCATATTTTAATGTTGATTCTTTTGTTCGTGACATGCTGAAATTCAACATGTAATTGCATTTTTTTGGGGTCCTTTGTTGAGTGTCATAAAAGAAGGTTTCAAGTATAGTCCCATTGTAAAGATAATCGTCGTTTTCGTTTTCGTCATCTCCGGAGAATGCTATAGGAAATACACATCTCGTCACGTCCAAATTATATTCGTTTTTGCAGGAGCCGGAGGATGAATGGCCAACGACGTTGACCGGATACTTCTTTTTAGGGTGGATGGTATTGTCCTTCGTGTTATTTATTACGTTAAATCGCTAGGGCAAATAGGAGTCATTTACCATATTTCTTATAATgatttcccttttcttttcaaGTTTAAGTTGTTTATGAGTCTGAATGCGAAGGAGAGAGATTTATTACTCGTTCAGCTCATATTATTGAAGTCTGGAAAATGTATTAGGAAAGAAATAATCAATAACATTTTCTTTTCCGATTACTATCGCCAATTTTGTATGACATTATCTATATTGCATGCATAGATAAGGATATATGGCAATCCTAAGAGTATATCCTTAGTATTGTCACGTATCAATTATCCACAATGCAATAGAAAATAGTCGCATTAGAAAACAATAGAGGATctgaattgaaatttttaagCGTTATTAGTATCTAAATACACTAACTTTGTGGGTAATCTGATTTTGCATATAAACTTTGAAAGggttaaaaaaaacataaattttaatattgtagTAATTTTGCCACAAATTCAATTTTCGCTCAAATTAAAACTGACGTAGCAAGTCGAAATATCGACGTTGTACTcatcgtataagacatctctaaactTAGAAATCGtagaatttttaaaaagttCGAACATCTAGAAATTGAATTTGTGgtaaaattgctacaacattaaaattcatttttttttactacttCCAAAGTTCATGTGCATAACCAAACTACACCGAAAGTTGGTGCATCTAGGTGCTAATAACCcaatttttaaatgattttaaacgATTGTGATCGGGCTcaagtgtgtgagtgtgtgagagagagagagggagagaggacCTATTCTAGAGGAGGAACATACCTTGATCAGCATCGGCGAGCCTCTGACCTCTGTGCAAAGAGGGATCGAGTGAGAAATTAAAACTTCCATAAAAGATTTTCAAATGCCAGAGCTCGGCAAAAGAAATTATTGCTAGCATCTGAAACCTCACCTTAAACAAGGGAACAAGGTTAGTAAGAGAACAACGACAATTAACATATTTACCACATGGAATTAATTCTAAAATGTGGACCAATCTAAGCCTTGTATAGCACTTTTTTTCTAAGTTAGATAAGCTTCGACCTAAATGTAATAAAAGAACTGGTGATGCCCttttttgggaaaaaaaaaatataacaaacaCTCTTACCATGACCGATATACACCCTAGTAAAACTACAAGTTGATACAAATACCTATTCAAAGGATAGCAGAGATGGAATCACCAGTTCACTGGCACATCTCCATACTACCCACCGCTCCTTCAATATGCTCGACGTTTTTGGTGACGGTAGTCATCTCTGCGGTCCTCGTTGAAGCCATGCACCCTCTGCAACCTGTCACCATGCCTGGAAGAATCTTGGCGAAGCTCCCTCTCGGTATATTTGGCCCTCCTATCAGCAGGTGTCTGAGGATCAAAACCATGGTCTGTGCGGTTGTGGTGATGTTTTCTGTGAGAATCATGGACATCAGAGTCGACCATTCTCTTAGCATCCCTTTGGGTCGAGTGATGACCAAAACTCGAATCACTTTCATAATGTCCATTTCTCTCGTTGTCCTTCTGCAAGCCCCTGTCCCAGTGATGACCCTTGTGTCTCCCATCACAATGCCGTTCTGTGCTTCTGGACTTATCTTCTTTGTTTGACCTCTCCACATGAGAGagcctcttctctctctcagcaAAAGAGCGTCGGCTCTTCTCATGTTTTTCATCAGCATAGACACCAGGATGCATATACTTTTCGTGCTGATCTTTTCTCCCCGATCTTTGAGCCAAGCTATCATCAGAGTGACTCAAAATTTGCTCCCTGTTTTTATGTGTTTTCTGCGGACTATAGTGTTGATAGCATTCTGAAGAACCATCATCGTCGGAAAGTAGGTCTCTGTTGCAAAGCCATTGTTAGAATTCTTTAAACAAAACCAACAAAAGTAATGCTTCCGATCAATTTACAGACAGACAAGAATTCTTATGCTAGGGCTGGCAGGAATCATCTCGGATAAGACTTAACATTTACCTTTCTAGATTTTCATTTGAGAGCTTCTTCCTCTTATTTCCACAATGTTGAAGCCCAAAGTGGTCAAGACGACGAGGTTCCATATTCCCCATTCTCATGTTCGCACTGCAAGATGTACAAGGTGTCATAATCTGTGCATATGCAAGTCCATAGAATCAGCTTAAAGATGATTGAAACACATTAAACATACCCAAGGCCAGGCAGGATGCCGCCCACAGACGAAACATAGGGAGGAGGAACAGCGAAAGGCCCAACAGGGACCATGGAGGGATTGAACGGCATCATTGAAGGACTATTATACATATTTGCATAGGGTGTATAAGGAGGAAAGGAAGAGGCATTCCAGTACGGAGGTGCATAGCCTTGCATACCTCCATGAAATGCTCCGGATCCTAAAATGATTGAAAATTTAAGAATTCACACATGTTAAAACATAACCAAGAACACTTTGATAAGTACCTGGCTGAAACATGGGATTTGGATGGGAAATTGGGCAGTCTCTCATGAGATGGTCAGAAGAACCACATGAATAGCAATTGCGGACGCCCTGAaatcattaatttatttcactTGTAAATAAGCATCAACATGGACTTTATAAAATATTGTCACTTCTAGCAAAATATCTGAAAGAAGTTCAACAAGACCAGCATGCTTGAAAATTTACAGGAGCATGCCATAAAATGAAAAGGTtatggaaaatattttataatttcacccAGAAGAAAGGCAATGAAACATATGCTTTGGATTTTTGCTAATGGTCTTATGACACAAGTTAGATCCCGATATTGGCAGATTTCAGCAAAGAGTTGACCTAAAAGCTCATGTGGAATGAGAATTACTAGGTATTTATCATTATATGGTATTGCTGAAGTTACCTTTCTGTATCTACCATGACCTGATAAGCTTCTCCCGCCAGCTGAAAATAGCACATTACAGAAACAGTTGGACATTGATTAAACTATAACTACATATTTATCAGAGGTCGTATATCAAATAGTGCAACATTCAATACCTCCTGAGTCAAACCAGAATCCCCCTTTCCTCTTGGCGTTAGAATCAGCTGTGAAGAGAAATAATAAGGGTGGAATGTGTCAACTGTTAAATTCAAAGAAACTGGTAGACAAAAAAATGATCCATTTGTTATTTATCCAGGAAAAAGATCACTGGAAGAAACTAGAAACAAGGGTTTTATCCAATGGGTCATAATTTTTTGCAATCGTGAGCTAATAAGTAATTAAAATACTGCTAACCTCAAGTAGGCCTCAACTACagcaatttcttcaatttattaCACTTAACTCTCACTCTAAGCAACAAAGGAAAATTGTTTAACGTGTTACTTCTCCTGAAGTACACACATCACAACATGCTTTTCTAAGGTAAGAGATTTTTTTAATGCCTTCGCGATTTCAATGTAAACTGTCTTTAATAAACTAACTGATATTTAGCATAACTCTTTTTTAAGGTTGCTGCCTCCAAAGTCTTAATACCATAAAAGTCATATCCCCAATACTTTACCAAAAGTAGAATAAAGGAGCACTTTAATAATATTGTGACTTCTGTAGGATGGCCTGAACATTTTGAAATATGTGCAAGTATAGCATTGAGCAAAGACAAGTACCTTCACCTTGGCTTTTAGCTTCAAGATGAACAGGTTGATTTTCACCCTGAAATGTAGATTGTGCAAAATCTTCAAAATCTCTACTACCAGTGTTGCCATATGGCACATTTCTATGACGTTGCTCATATAACGCTTCCGTCAGAACCTGATTGGATCCTTTTCCAGTTGCACAAGAAGACTGAGGAACTTCCAGTTCCCTTTGGGCGACAGTGATAGCACAGGAAACATCATTTGCTTGGATTCCGGATTCTCCGTCTACATTAAGAGAAAATAACAACAAATGAAAAAGCAATCCTGTATCATTCTGAAGAGAAGTCCTGAAAATTTCTCAAGATTTACATTCAAATAAGCTATTCACCTGGCACATATTTCTGCATGACGTTCTCAAAACCAGCATCAAACATATGAGATTCAAGCAAATGCTCAGTTGCTTGACGCAATGATAAATTTGGAAGTAGATCGGCTATAGTGCATTTTCTTGATAAACATTTGGGGCATGTACCCGTTGCAAAAAGCACTTGATGGATACCTGCAGTTGCACCAGCAAACGAGAACCACAACACAAGTGAATCAGATCGATACTACAAAAGACAGAACTAGGTTTGCAgcaaacaaaatttaaattttggttAGCAGAAGTGGGTGAGAATAATAgtattaatttcaaatttggGCATCTGAACAGGTTGTTACTACATAAAGAACTCACACTTCTCGCAAAAGCTATGCTGGCAACAAGGTATCATCACTGCATCCGTAAAGAAATTTTTGCATAGTGAGCACTTCAATTCTAACGGCAAATTAGAACCTTGCACGGTCAGGAAATTGGATGTGTGCAGCCttccaaaaaaaatcaaaagactATGTCATATTAGCAAGAACATAGACCTCGAGAAAAATAGACAATTGGACAGAAATCACACTTGTTAGACTTCATGAGCTCAGGAGCTACTGGCAAAATGTTCCTATCATTTCCATGTTGACAAAGACCTGGCATTAACAACACACCATAGTAATCAAAGTCAATAGCAAAGACTATAGGGACGGACAAGAAAGAAGATAACAAAATAGAATAACAAACCACTTGGTATGACAGCAGCATCACCATTTTTGTTACCCATGAAGTTATTTTCATCAAGTTCTTGATCAAAGCAAGGCAAGTCTGAATCAGGCTTGGGGCAGAGATCAGCACCTAGGTCATCAAAGTCATTCCTTGGTCCTGTCTTCTGAAAAAAATAAAGGTCAAATGATTAGAGTAGTTGACCACGAGTCCAAAAGCAGGAGGGTTAGTACTAAACTATACGAGAAGTGGAGAACCAGTGAGTGTATGTGGCATGTTGAGAGAGTAATGGATTACGGTGTTAAATCATGTAATCTAGCTGCATTTGATATAACATAACACAACACAACAACAATATGATAAGTGAcatgataaaataaaagtatatattGAACACAAATTCTCTTAAAATGTTAATGCACGACAAcattaaaagaaaagaatataCATTAAGATCTGGTAACCAGCTGTCTTAGAGAGTCCTTATTGTGTTGACACGGGTATGGTGGTAACATCATAATGGCATAAGCACAATAACAGTGAATAATAGCCCATTATCTTCGGTTTGTGTCCATGTGTCACTATTGTGTCGTGTCAACATCTCACACCCCTAAGATAGATCCCATTGGATGGCAATCGACCAAGATGTTTCAAATAATATACTCATCTTATGAAAATGCAGATAAATGCAATATGAAAATATACACAAAAAATGGTATCCAACTAATATGTATCATAATTAAAGCTTACAGCTAGATTCAGATTGTGCGACTCATTCAACACGACATGCTTTACAGCTTCAATGGGCACCCTGCAGCAGAGTTACCATATATAAGGGTAAGAACAAGAGAGAAGTTAAATGCTATGAGCTCACACGATATGATAATAACTGTAAAATTAATCTACAGTGACAAAAACGCTAAAAAAGACGAGATTAACAAGTTACTATAAGCCTACAATTAAATACCAATGCATCCACATTAATTGGGACAGGTTTGTATAACATTATGTAGAAATGGCCCATATTGCTCACTAGATCATTGTGAAAGGAATATACAAATAATAACATGTAAAACCACCATTAGTTCAACAAAAAATGTCATGATTCTTTGATGCAAATAAGAGGAGACATCCATTCTAAAGTATGTAAGTTGATGTAAAAATCTACCTAAGAGCCCTTTAAATGCTTATATTTACAAAACTGCGCTTTCAGAagtcaaatttattttaataaacaaaaattaCTTCACAGCTCGAAAACGATACTCTTGCCAGCTCAACATGGTCTGGAGATCATACGTTAGTATTTCTTGGGTAAATAGTTCCTATCGTTAATCAATTCGAGCAAGTGAGTAGGTCAAAATCAGTTTCCAGTCAAATTTCAAGAAGCCAATTCTCTCTGATAAAGCAAGTGGACAGGCGCTAACTGGCAGGCTACACGTGTCATAATTCGAAGCCTATGTATTACATCATTCATTGATGGACATAAGCGGTAACATTTATTGTCGCCATTCCACGTAGAAGTTTTGTTGAACATAACAAAGCTATCTTACCAAACTGTGGGATCCTGAAACTTAATGCCCCATGTTCGACATCACTACCCACAATCATGGTGTTGATCTCAAAATTCAGTTTAGATCATCTCCAAACATTACCATTAAACCTTTTCTCATCTCTGATTCATCACTTATTAACGAACATAGTTGTAATTTCAGAAAGATCAACCCGAAACTCGTCAACAAACAGCACAGCCCCAAAAACAAAAGCAAATTCACACCGAGCTCGGGTATAACCAAATTCTACATGCATGCAAACAATACAGCCAGAAGAATGACCTTATTTTAAGCAGTCAGGCAAATTAATTCAATCAAGAAAATAAAGTCTTACACAGATGACGGAAGTGTTCCACCAGGAACTCTCTTAACAATCACGCTGGATCCACTAGGAATTTGAGAATCGCACTTGTACTCTGCCAATCCAATTTTACCCAATCAATAACCAACTCATGCAAATTAAAGCAAATTCTATCAACACCAGAGCAACTTTAAAGATAACAATATTTAATAACCGAAAAACAGcagtaattaaaaataaaactcagCGAAATAGCAATAAATCAAGCGACtcgaatgaaaaaaagaaaagcacCTAAACCAGAAACCGCGTCGGAGAAAACTAGATCAAACCCTTGCTGTTGCTGAGAATCCTTCCCGCGCATGATTCTCGATCTCAGCTCCGTCACCGAAATTGAGTCGCGGCTCCCGATCTCCATCGTATCAAAATTCATAGAGCTCCTAAATCTGAACCGAATTGACATATCTCGAACTTCGTCGTCAAATTATCAGCCAATTGTATATATGATTAATTGCATACGCGTACGATTGTATAAACTGCGTGTAGAAGATTCTGTATGTGTGTATGGAATAATGGAGCTGCAACTTGCGAAAGGGTTTTCGCCTTCGGGTTTTGCATAAGCTGATGTGTGAGAGTCAAGGGAGACGGGGCTGATTGCTAACGGCCAGCGGTATTTATACGATGACTTCTGTACGGATAGAGTCACGTGACGTGTGCGTGTTAGTAGtgctcttttctttttttctttttttttcaaattccatGGTCACATAAACGAGATTTAACCGGTATTATTGGTATTTTATTTATGTGATCtgcaacaaaatatatattgtaaataaaaataaatgctcACCACCAAAAAATAGATCTTGCTACTTCCTGGTTGTTTGAGctaatctatacatatataaaagctggtccATCTAGCCAAAAAAATTTCCAGCTCTTTTACTCCATCTACTTTTGGAAAgttgatttatatttagaaaGTTCACTAATTCATAGGATGATATATATAGTTGCGAGGCCCACTTGCTACAATCTATACAGTTCTCTTTTATATCatgcaatttatagttttgtgaaaaatatcctttatttttgtgaatttatatttttttagataaatttatataaatatccaatatttaaaatttaaagtcgccaatatttttcagtgtgaatttatataaattttgaaatatatatatatatatatatatattgtgaatttaaatatccaatatttaaaatttaaaatcaccaatagtaaatttatgaatttatacttagaatt comes from Salvia miltiorrhiza cultivar Shanhuang (shh) chromosome 3, IMPLAD_Smil_shh, whole genome shotgun sequence and encodes:
- the LOC131015444 gene encoding NAD(P)H-quinone oxidoreductase subunit U, chloroplastic, with product MAAAASPATVASSAYYAPAQKRVSIEDYRVRILPCSHARRRRRSLVVRSSGEESATTAVDEANPQPPAEVPKGPPSLISTLNVEKALRGIAITDADHYGRLGLRSKCSYNEVNVAYKSKMAELTSKELDEEELSKELELLKESHSVLSSAEERRLYDWSLARSGKPDTYMWPFEVDITQAPIGDPPPQEPEDEWPTTLTGYFFLGWMVLSFVLFITLNR